One region of Arcobacter sp. CECT 8983 genomic DNA includes:
- a CDS encoding methylenetetrahydrofolate reductase, with amino-acid sequence MLTDKIRNKENGILLYGITPPKVKHTQEEIKEIAKKHVERISKLNVDGLVLYDIQDESDRTDEKRPFPFIKTINPCEYSKNYLQELKTPRIVYRAVGNYTAKQFATWLESTKATQVHSVFVGAASHEQQTNITLKEAYNIKKEVNNNLCLGGIAIPERHMKKHDEHLRVFSKQNSSCEYFITQCVYDLHAAKTFLTDYAKYAKENNIEPVPIIFTLTPCGSAKTLDFMKWLGINIPNYLEEDLKESGDILHDSVKLSRDIFEDLFIYGKKRGIPVGCNIESVAIRKAEIDASVELLEEIRQIIKDNK; translated from the coding sequence ATGCTTACAGATAAGATTAGAAATAAAGAAAATGGAATATTATTATACGGAATTACACCTCCAAAAGTAAAACATACCCAAGAAGAGATAAAAGAGATTGCTAAAAAGCATGTTGAAAGAATTTCAAAACTAAATGTAGATGGTTTAGTTTTATATGATATTCAAGATGAGTCAGATAGAACTGATGAAAAAAGACCTTTTCCTTTTATCAAAACAATTAATCCTTGTGAATACTCTAAAAACTATTTACAAGAACTTAAAACTCCAAGAATTGTTTATAGAGCAGTTGGTAATTATACTGCAAAGCAGTTTGCAACTTGGCTTGAAAGTACAAAAGCAACTCAAGTACACTCTGTATTTGTTGGAGCAGCAAGTCATGAGCAACAAACAAATATCACTTTAAAAGAAGCATACAATATAAAAAAAGAAGTTAATAATAATCTTTGTCTTGGTGGAATTGCAATTCCAGAAAGACATATGAAAAAACATGATGAACATTTAAGAGTATTTTCTAAGCAAAATAGTTCTTGTGAGTATTTTATTACTCAGTGTGTTTATGATCTACATGCTGCAAAAACATTTTTAACAGACTATGCAAAATACGCAAAAGAAAACAATATTGAACCTGTGCCAATTATTTTTACCCTAACTCCTTGTGGTAGTGCTAAAACCCTTGATTTTATGAAGTGGTTAGGAATCAATATTCCAAACTATTTAGAAGAGGATTTAAAAGAGTCTGGTGATATTTTACATGATTCAGTAAAACTTTCAAGAGATATCTTTGAAGATTTATTTATATATGGTAAAAAAAGAGGTATTCCAGTTGGCTGCAACATAGAAAGTGTAGCTATTAGAAAAGCTGAGATTGATGCTTCTGTTGAGTTATTAGAAGAGATAAGACAAATAATTAAAGACAATAAGTAA
- a CDS encoding energy transducer TonB, translating to MKLIILAFILSITFHFLFLTKIESPKEQMYDKPSSSKKIDKSSVHFVKLQPKVKPQKKTEPKQEKVKPKKQDRPKKYKEVKIPKQNIPKRDVIKKPKKIQKRPTPKVEAKPTFTKDIPKKTQREKDIEKRSLENFLLAEPVPLDKELLDDITKSYINLYGEEYNSFTKVQKVFLQKNLKDIGRITQKYLRYPHIAVRTRQQGMNIVEFTLHPNGDISNLRITNSSGYSSLDENTKETIEYAYKDYPRPKTPTKIKIYVYYKLY from the coding sequence ATGAAACTTATTATACTAGCGTTTATTTTATCAATAACTTTTCACTTTTTATTTTTAACTAAAATTGAATCACCTAAAGAGCAGATGTATGACAAACCATCGAGCTCAAAAAAAATTGATAAATCTTCTGTACACTTTGTAAAGTTACAACCAAAAGTGAAGCCTCAAAAGAAGACTGAACCAAAACAAGAAAAAGTAAAACCTAAAAAACAAGATAGACCTAAAAAGTACAAAGAAGTAAAAATACCTAAACAAAATATTCCTAAAAGAGATGTAATAAAAAAACCTAAAAAGATTCAGAAAAGACCAACTCCAAAAGTTGAAGCAAAACCTACATTTACAAAAGATATTCCTAAAAAAACACAAAGGGAAAAAGATATTGAGAAAAGATCACTAGAAAACTTTCTATTAGCAGAACCTGTTCCATTAGATAAAGAATTACTTGATGATATTACAAAAAGCTATATCAATCTTTATGGAGAAGAGTATAACTCTTTTACAAAGGTGCAAAAAGTATTTTTACAAAAAAATCTAAAAGATATAGGAAGAATTACACAAAAGTATTTAAGATACCCACATATTGCAGTCAGAACAAGGCAACAAGGGATGAATATAGTTGAATTTACTCTTCACCCAAATGGGGATATATCTAATCTAAGAATTACTAACTCTTCAGGGTATTCAAGTTTAGATGAAAATACCAAAGAAACAATTGAGTATGCATATAAAGATTATCCAAGACCAAAAACACCTACAAAAATAAAGATATACGTTTATTACAAGTTGTATTAA
- the hemL gene encoding glutamate-1-semialdehyde 2,1-aminomutase, translated as MFEKSIEAYEQACQVIPGGVDSPVRAFKSVGGTPPFIERGEGAYLVDVDGNKYLDFIQSWGPLIFGHCDEDIEESVIQTVKKGLSFGAPTVLETELASEIVEMYDHIDKVRFVNSGTEATMSAIRLARGVTGKNAIVKFEGCYHGHSDSLLVQAGSGLASLGTPSSPGVPADFTKHTLVCEYNNIEDLRKCFEESNDISCIIMEPIAGNMGLVPASAEFLKECRELCDKNGALLILDEVMTGFRTSLTGAHGLIDVKGDIITFGKVIGAGMPVGAFAANKEIMGHLSPDGAVYQAGTLSGNPVAMAAGLTSLRKLKSIPNLHTELNRKAVKLVTGFKEVATKNNIPLQVDTRGSMFGFFFAEKMPTNFKEVSALCDFERFGKFHHEMIKKGFYFACSQYEAGFISTVMSDSMIDECIAAADEVMQNL; from the coding sequence ATGTTTGAAAAATCAATTGAAGCTTATGAACAAGCTTGCCAAGTAATTCCAGGTGGTGTTGATTCACCAGTTAGAGCTTTTAAAAGTGTAGGAGGAACACCACCTTTTATTGAAAGAGGTGAGGGTGCTTATTTAGTAGATGTAGATGGTAATAAATACTTAGATTTTATTCAAAGTTGGGGACCACTAATATTCGGACATTGTGATGAAGATATTGAAGAATCAGTAATACAAACAGTTAAAAAAGGTCTTTCTTTTGGTGCGCCAACAGTTTTAGAAACTGAATTAGCAAGTGAAATTGTTGAAATGTACGATCATATTGATAAAGTAAGATTTGTAAACTCTGGAACAGAAGCTACTATGTCTGCTATTAGACTTGCTAGAGGTGTTACTGGTAAAAATGCAATTGTTAAGTTTGAAGGATGCTATCATGGGCATTCTGATTCTTTACTTGTTCAAGCAGGTTCTGGTTTAGCTTCTTTAGGAACTCCAAGTTCTCCAGGTGTACCAGCTGATTTTACTAAACATACTTTAGTTTGCGAATATAATAATATTGAAGATTTAAGAAAATGTTTTGAGGAATCAAATGATATCTCTTGTATTATAATGGAGCCAATTGCTGGAAATATGGGATTAGTTCCTGCTTCAGCAGAGTTTTTAAAAGAGTGTAGAGAATTATGTGATAAAAATGGGGCATTACTTATTTTAGATGAAGTAATGACAGGGTTTAGAACTTCTTTAACAGGTGCACATGGTCTAATTGATGTTAAAGGTGACATTATTACTTTTGGTAAAGTAATTGGTGCAGGTATGCCAGTTGGTGCTTTTGCTGCAAATAAAGAAATTATGGGACATTTAAGTCCAGATGGTGCAGTTTATCAAGCAGGAACTTTAAGTGGTAACCCAGTTGCAATGGCAGCAGGACTTACAAGTTTAAGAAAATTAAAATCAATTCCAAATCTACATACTGAATTAAATAGAAAAGCAGTTAAATTAGTAACTGGTTTTAAAGAAGTAGCTACAAAAAACAATATTCCTCTTCAAGTTGACACAAGAGGAAGTATGTTTGGATTCTTTTTTGCAGAAAAAATGCCTACAAACTTTAAAGAAGTAAGTGCACTTTGTGATTTTGAAAGATTCGGTAAGTTTCACCATGAGATGATCAAAAAAGGTTTCTATTTTGCTTGCTCTCAATATGAAGCTGGATTTATTTCAACAGTTATGTCTGACTCTATGATTGATGAGTGTATTGCAGCAGCTGATGAAGTTATGCAGAACCTATAA
- a CDS encoding pyrimidine/purine nucleoside phosphorylase yields MSTFKNVELTKKANIYFDGNVTSRSFVDENGEEKSLGIMMPGEYTFGTNQAELMEITEGEVEVKLKDSDTWNTYTANTSFDVPANSSFDIKVKTITDYCCSYIK; encoded by the coding sequence ATGTCAACTTTTAAAAATGTTGAATTAACAAAAAAAGCAAATATCTACTTTGACGGAAATGTTACAAGTAGATCTTTTGTTGATGAAAATGGTGAAGAAAAATCTTTAGGAATTATGATGCCTGGAGAATATACATTTGGTACTAATCAAGCAGAACTAATGGAAATTACTGAAGGTGAAGTAGAAGTAAAATTAAAGGACTCTGATACTTGGAATACTTATACAGCGAATACTTCTTTTGATGTACCAGCAAATTCAAGTTTTGATATCAAAGTTAAAACAATAACTGATTATTGTTGTTCTTATATAAAATAG
- a CDS encoding AtpZ/AtpI family protein, which translates to MENKKTEETPKHQDKLRALDNLSLGISIVAAVAIGFGIGYGLKAWTGYAWTLWLGLFWGIAAAGLNIYKAYRRAQKEFEGLENDPRYAHRAKYGDKSDFDDDE; encoded by the coding sequence ATGGAAAATAAAAAAACAGAAGAAACACCTAAACACCAAGATAAACTAAGAGCTTTAGATAACTTATCTTTAGGTATTTCAATTGTAGCAGCTGTTGCAATTGGTTTTGGTATAGGATATGGCTTAAAAGCTTGGACTGGTTATGCTTGGACTTTATGGTTAGGTCTTTTCTGGGGTATTGCTGCTGCTGGATTAAATATCTATAAAGCCTATAGAAGAGCTCAAAAAGAGTTTGAAGGGCTTGAAAATGACCCAAGATATGCTCATAGAGCAAAGTATGGCGACAAATCTGACTTTGATGACGACGAATAA
- the rpoD gene encoding RNA polymerase sigma factor RpoD — protein sequence MSAKDLNKEIEQTVKEYKDSVLTYEKLIKIFPKAPSAANVKKLLAFIQLYNVTLISSQEQAKRMNAEEAKKKEDLRNKMRENDEDVFDLLKNKELLEWSRSDSPVRMYLREMGQIPLLTKEEEIEISKKIEMGEDIILDAICYVPYLIDFILEYKEPLVNRERKVKELFRNFDDEDSDDSSENEDSDDVEEEISEDEKSSKKNKKLDKRAETIIAAFKILEKAKKDWLKFQTKEEAKSDDEQDQMQFNLAAAFKKRVVKDALTDLGPTSKLISEIVKAMETALKSDTGFETELKKLEYKLPLFNDILLKNHQKILDNIINLSKVQITSMVPEATMVSTYMEIKKLFQTAEASKGGFDLEPEELVDVLEQIKRGKKITDQAKTRMAKSNLRLVVSIAKRYTNRGLPFLDLIQEGNIGLMKAVDKFEYKKGYKFSTYATWWIRQAISRAIADQARTIRIPIHMIETINRINKIIRKGIQENGKEPDVEEISKEVGLPVDKVKQVIKITKEPVSLEAPIGSDDDGKFGDFVPDEKAPTPIDNIMKDDLQGQIDQILAQLNEREQAVVRMRFGLMEDASDRTLEEIGKELSVTRERVRQIESSAIKKLKHPKVGKNLKNYVES from the coding sequence ATGAGCGCAAAAGATTTAAATAAAGAGATTGAACAGACAGTAAAAGAATACAAAGATTCTGTTCTTACATACGAAAAACTTATTAAAATCTTTCCAAAAGCTCCTTCAGCTGCAAACGTAAAAAAACTTTTAGCTTTTATACAACTATATAACGTAACACTTATTAGTTCACAAGAACAAGCAAAAAGAATGAACGCTGAAGAGGCAAAAAAGAAAGAAGACCTAAGAAATAAAATGAGAGAAAACGATGAAGATGTTTTCGACTTACTTAAAAACAAAGAGCTTTTAGAGTGGTCAAGATCAGATTCACCGGTTAGAATGTATTTAAGAGAAATGGGTCAAATTCCACTTCTTACAAAAGAAGAAGAGATTGAAATTTCTAAAAAAATTGAAATGGGTGAAGATATCATTCTTGATGCAATCTGTTATGTACCATACTTAATTGATTTTATTTTAGAGTATAAAGAGCCTTTAGTAAATAGAGAAAGAAAAGTAAAAGAGCTATTTAGAAACTTTGATGATGAAGATTCTGATGACTCTTCTGAAAATGAAGATTCTGATGATGTAGAAGAAGAAATAAGTGAAGATGAGAAATCATCAAAGAAAAATAAAAAACTTGATAAAAGAGCTGAAACTATTATTGCAGCCTTTAAAATTTTAGAAAAAGCAAAAAAAGATTGGCTTAAATTCCAAACTAAAGAAGAAGCAAAATCTGATGATGAACAAGATCAAATGCAATTTAATCTTGCTGCAGCATTTAAAAAGAGAGTTGTAAAAGATGCTCTTACTGATTTAGGACCTACTTCTAAACTTATTTCTGAAATTGTTAAAGCAATGGAAACAGCACTTAAATCAGATACTGGTTTTGAAACTGAACTAAAAAAATTAGAATATAAATTACCTTTATTTAATGATATTTTATTAAAAAATCACCAAAAGATTTTAGATAATATTATCAACTTATCTAAAGTTCAAATTACTTCTATGGTTCCTGAAGCAACTATGGTTTCTACGTATATGGAAATCAAAAAACTGTTCCAAACAGCAGAAGCATCTAAAGGTGGATTTGATTTAGAGCCAGAAGAACTTGTGGATGTATTAGAACAAATCAAAAGAGGTAAAAAGATTACTGACCAAGCTAAAACTAGAATGGCAAAATCAAACCTTAGACTTGTTGTATCTATTGCAAAAAGATATACAAATAGAGGTTTACCTTTCTTAGACTTAATCCAAGAAGGAAATATTGGTCTTATGAAAGCCGTTGATAAGTTTGAGTATAAAAAAGGTTATAAATTCTCTACTTATGCAACTTGGTGGATTAGACAAGCAATTTCAAGAGCAATTGCAGACCAAGCTAGAACTATTAGAATTCCAATTCATATGATTGAAACTATTAATAGAATTAATAAAATCATTAGAAAAGGTATTCAAGAAAATGGTAAAGAGCCGGATGTAGAAGAAATCTCAAAAGAAGTAGGATTACCTGTTGATAAAGTTAAACAAGTAATTAAAATCACTAAAGAACCTGTATCACTTGAAGCTCCTATTGGATCTGATGATGATGGTAAATTTGGGGACTTCGTGCCTGATGAAAAAGCTCCAACTCCAATTGATAATATTATGAAAGATGACTTACAAGGTCAAATTGATCAAATATTAGCTCAACTGAATGAAAGAGAACAAGCAGTTGTTAGAATGAGATTTGGACTTATGGAAGATGCAAGTGATAGAACACTAGAAGAGATTGGAAAAGAGCTTTCTGTAACAAGAGAAAGAGTTAGACAGATTGAATCAAGTGCTATTAAAAAGCTTAAGCATCCAAAAGTTGGTAAAAACCTTAAAAACTACGTAGAAAGCTAA
- a CDS encoding 3-isopropylmalate dehydratase small subunit → MSKITGKVWNFGANIDTDVIIAARYLNSSDPEHLAKYVMEDADPDFPKKLQKGDIIVAGENFGCGSSREHAPIALKAAGVAAVVAPSFARIFYRNAFNMGLPIFELPESLEIKEGEEISIDLDAGEITNNTTNKTYKFIPIPEFMQKLISTGGLINFAKAEMGVEK, encoded by the coding sequence ATGAGTAAAATAACGGGAAAAGTTTGGAATTTTGGGGCAAATATTGATACAGATGTTATCATTGCTGCTAGATATTTAAATAGCTCTGATCCAGAACATTTAGCTAAATATGTAATGGAAGATGCAGATCCTGATTTTCCAAAAAAATTACAAAAAGGCGATATCATTGTTGCTGGAGAAAACTTTGGTTGTGGTTCTTCAAGAGAACATGCACCAATCGCTTTAAAAGCAGCTGGAGTTGCAGCAGTTGTTGCTCCATCATTTGCAAGAATTTTTTACAGAAATGCATTTAATATGGGATTACCAATTTTTGAACTACCTGAATCATTAGAGATTAAAGAGGGTGAAGAGATTTCAATTGACCTAGATGCAGGTGAAATTACAAATAACACTACAAATAAAACATATAAATTTATACCAATTCCAGAGTTTATGCAAAAGCTAATCTCTACTGGTGGTTTAATCAATTTCGCAAAAGCTGAAATGGGAGTTGAAAAATAA
- the leuB gene encoding 3-isopropylmalate dehydrogenase, whose product MKKYNISIIKGDGIGPEIVDEAIKVLDAVSYSCGFSLEYKEYLMGGIAIDVTGDPLPEETVTGVLNSDACLFGAIGGEKWDNLPRDKRPETGLLKFREAMEVYANLRPAIIYDELVNASTLKPEVIEGVDIMIVRELIGGIYFGQPRENDGFKAFNTMVYTKPEIERIGKTAFELAMKRDKRVCSVDKANVLEVSQLWRDTMEEIAKDYPEVELSHMYVDNAAMQLVRNPKQFDVIVTGNIFGDILSDTASMVVGSIGLLPSASTGDKTAIYEPIHGSAPDIAGQGIANPIATIESAGMMLRYSLGEIEAADKIDAAIKKALKDGYRTGDLAAYDAKEVVSTAEMGDVIANNIK is encoded by the coding sequence ATGAAAAAGTATAATATTTCAATTATTAAAGGTGATGGTATTGGTCCAGAGATTGTAGATGAAGCTATTAAAGTTTTAGATGCAGTTTCATATTCTTGTGGTTTCTCTTTAGAATATAAAGAGTATTTAATGGGTGGTATTGCTATTGATGTTACAGGTGATCCATTACCAGAAGAGACTGTTACAGGAGTACTAAACTCAGATGCTTGTTTATTTGGAGCAATTGGTGGAGAAAAATGGGACAACTTACCAAGAGATAAAAGACCAGAAACTGGACTTTTAAAGTTTAGAGAAGCTATGGAAGTTTATGCAAACTTAAGACCAGCAATTATCTATGATGAGTTAGTAAATGCTTCAACACTTAAACCTGAGGTTATTGAAGGTGTTGATATTATGATTGTAAGAGAACTTATTGGTGGAATTTATTTTGGTCAACCAAGAGAAAATGATGGTTTTAAAGCATTTAATACTATGGTTTATACTAAACCAGAAATTGAAAGAATTGGTAAAACTGCCTTTGAGCTTGCAATGAAAAGGGATAAAAGAGTTTGTTCTGTTGATAAAGCAAATGTTCTTGAAGTTTCTCAATTATGGAGAGATACTATGGAAGAAATAGCAAAAGATTATCCAGAAGTGGAACTTAGTCATATGTATGTTGACAATGCTGCAATGCAACTTGTAAGAAATCCAAAACAGTTTGATGTAATTGTAACTGGAAATATTTTTGGAGATATTTTATCTGATACAGCTTCTATGGTTGTTGGTTCTATTGGATTATTACCATCAGCTTCAACTGGAGATAAAACAGCAATTTATGAGCCGATTCATGGTTCTGCTCCTGATATTGCAGGACAAGGAATTGCAAACCCAATCGCAACAATTGAATCTGCTGGAATGATGTTAAGATACTCTTTAGGAGAAATCGAAGCAGCAGACAAAATTGATGCAGCAATTAAAAAAGCATTAAAAGATGGATATAGAACAGGTGATTTAGCTGCATATGATGCAAAAGAAGTTGTTTCTACTGCTGAAATGGGTGATGTTATTGCAAACAACATAAAATAA
- a CDS encoding DHHA1 domain-containing protein codes for MSKKYRLVTRSDMDGLVCGTLMKYLGIIDEITFVHPKDMQDGKIEITQNDITTNLPYVDGVYLAFDHHFSETLRNEKRDNHIIEADAPSAAEVVYQYYGGDEKFPSTFRPMMDAANKADSASFTKEDILNPQGWELLSFLMDSRTGLGRFREFTVSNYQLMMDLIDYCKDHTIEDILKLSDVKERVDLYFKYEKEFEEQLKRCTTIKANLAIIDYRSEEIIYPGNRFLVYALHPEINISMHVVWGREKQNVVFSPGKSIINKTSKTNVGELMLKYGGGGHKAAGGCQIDHDKAEQVLEELITQINADG; via the coding sequence ATGTCTAAAAAGTATAGATTAGTTACAAGAAGTGATATGGATGGTTTAGTGTGTGGAACACTAATGAAATACCTAGGTATTATAGATGAAATAACTTTTGTTCACCCAAAAGATATGCAAGATGGAAAAATTGAAATAACGCAAAACGATATTACAACAAACTTACCATATGTAGATGGTGTTTACCTAGCATTTGATCACCATTTTTCAGAAACACTAAGAAATGAAAAAAGAGATAACCATATAATTGAAGCTGATGCACCAAGTGCTGCTGAAGTTGTATATCAATATTATGGAGGAGATGAAAAGTTTCCTTCAACTTTTAGACCTATGATGGATGCAGCAAACAAAGCAGACAGTGCTAGCTTTACAAAAGAAGATATTCTTAATCCACAAGGTTGGGAGCTATTAAGTTTCTTAATGGATTCAAGAACTGGTCTTGGAAGATTTAGAGAATTTACTGTTTCAAACTATCAACTGATGATGGATTTAATTGACTATTGTAAAGACCATACAATTGAAGATATATTAAAACTATCAGATGTAAAAGAGAGAGTTGATTTATACTTCAAATATGAAAAAGAGTTTGAAGAACAACTAAAAAGATGTACTACAATAAAAGCTAATCTTGCAATTATTGATTATAGAAGTGAAGAGATTATTTATCCTGGAAATAGATTTTTAGTATATGCTTTACATCCAGAAATTAATATATCTATGCATGTTGTATGGGGAAGAGAAAAACAAAATGTAGTATTTTCTCCTGGTAAATCAATTATTAATAAAACTTCAAAAACAAATGTTGGTGAGTTAATGCTTAAATATGGTGGCGGAGGTCACAAAGCTGCTGGTGGTTGTCAAATTGACCACGATAAGGCAGAACAAGTATTAGAAGAGTTAATTACTCAAATCAACGCTGACGGTTAA
- a CDS encoding BCCT family transporter has protein sequence MLEKLKKSNSTVLLPVFVPAVIVIFLLVVGTISDPKLMGEVFSVTLKYITNDFGWFYMLAVALFLIFIVCIALSPWGNIKLGPDHSEPEYSFSSWFAMLFSAGYGIALLFFGVAEPILHYAEPPEGAAQTIAAAKQAMQIAYFHWGFHIWAIYGLVGLSLAYFAFRHGLPLSMRSTLYPLIGEKIHGPAGHTVDTFAILGTLFGIATTLGLSVSQINAGLNYLWPSIEVSIFNQIIAIVVITAMALFSVLAGMDKGVKRLSLLNIYLAIALMTFVFIVGPTIFILNTFLENTGSYLSNIVERTFSLQAYISNDWIGNWTLFIFGWTIAWAPFVGLFIAKISKGRTIRQFVVGVMLVPTIFTFLWFSVFGDTALHMVMVQGYDSLITEVQNDKAIALFKLFERLPLTDVLSFIAVFLIITFFVTSSDSGSLVIDSLASGGVIHTPIWQRSFWVILEGLVASILLVAGGLGALQTASIVSALPFAIIMIIAAIGMWRALIIEDHREDSLQHNVNMNFQHPSIDNEDFWKGRLKELINFPKKGVVVNFIKKDVLNSMKKLKKELSQSEWDCDIEYDEEYVRSIITIYKDDNIRFTYEVRLREYEIPEFAHLEDANKKQKYYYNAEAFLKRGALHYDLYGYEEHTIINDIITQFERYLRFIHTTPATLPWDMDEHDDLLDNESETNK, from the coding sequence GTGTTAGAAAAATTAAAAAAATCTAATTCGACAGTTCTTCTTCCAGTTTTTGTTCCAGCAGTTATAGTTATATTTCTATTAGTTGTTGGAACAATTAGTGACCCTAAACTTATGGGAGAAGTATTTTCTGTAACGTTAAAATATATAACTAATGATTTTGGTTGGTTCTATATGTTAGCTGTTGCTTTATTTTTAATATTTATTGTATGTATTGCCTTGTCTCCTTGGGGTAATATAAAATTAGGTCCTGATCACTCAGAACCTGAATATAGTTTTTCCTCTTGGTTTGCAATGTTATTTTCAGCAGGTTATGGTATAGCCTTACTTTTCTTTGGTGTTGCAGAACCCATTTTACACTATGCAGAACCACCAGAAGGTGCAGCACAAACAATTGCAGCTGCTAAACAAGCAATGCAAATTGCATATTTTCACTGGGGATTCCATATTTGGGCTATTTATGGTTTAGTTGGTCTATCACTTGCATATTTTGCATTTAGACATGGTTTACCATTATCTATGAGATCAACACTTTATCCACTTATTGGAGAAAAAATACATGGTCCAGCAGGACATACTGTTGATACCTTTGCTATTTTAGGTACACTATTTGGTATTGCTACAACTTTAGGTTTATCTGTTTCACAAATAAATGCAGGATTAAACTATTTGTGGCCTAGCATTGAAGTAAGTATATTTAATCAAATTATTGCAATTGTTGTTATTACTGCCATGGCACTTTTTTCAGTACTTGCAGGTATGGATAAAGGGGTAAAAAGATTATCTTTATTAAATATATATCTAGCTATTGCTTTAATGACTTTTGTATTTATTGTTGGTCCTACAATATTTATTTTAAATACTTTTTTAGAAAATACAGGTAGTTACTTAAGTAATATTGTAGAAAGAACTTTTAGCTTACAAGCATATATTTCAAATGATTGGATTGGAAACTGGACTCTATTTATTTTTGGTTGGACAATTGCATGGGCTCCTTTTGTAGGTCTGTTTATTGCAAAAATCAGTAAAGGTAGAACAATAAGACAATTTGTTGTTGGAGTTATGTTAGTACCTACAATTTTTACATTCCTTTGGTTCTCAGTTTTTGGTGATACAGCTTTACATATGGTTATGGTTCAAGGGTATGATTCACTAATAACAGAAGTACAAAATGATAAAGCCATTGCACTATTCAAACTTTTTGAAAGACTGCCTTTAACTGATGTTTTATCTTTTATTGCTGTATTTTTAATTATTACGTTCTTTGTAACTTCTTCTGACTCAGGTTCACTTGTAATTGATTCTTTAGCTTCAGGTGGAGTAATTCATACTCCTATTTGGCAAAGATCATTTTGGGTAATTTTAGAAGGTTTAGTTGCATCTATTCTTCTTGTTGCAGGTGGATTAGGAGCCTTGCAAACAGCTTCTATTGTAAGTGCCTTGCCATTTGCTATTATTATGATAATTGCAGCTATTGGAATGTGGAGAGCTTTAATTATTGAAGACCACAGAGAAGATAGTTTACAACATAATGTAAATATGAATTTCCAACATCCAAGTATTGATAATGAGGATTTTTGGAAAGGAAGACTTAAAGAGCTAATTAATTTCCCTAAAAAAGGTGTTGTTGTGAACTTTATAAAAAAAGATGTTCTAAACAGCATGAAGAAGTTAAAGAAAGAGCTTAGCCAATCAGAATGGGATTGTGACATTGAATATGATGAGGAGTATGTAAGATCTATTATTACTATTTATAAAGATGACAATATTAGGTTTACATATGAAGTAAGATTAAGAGAATACGAAATACCAGAGTTTGCTCACTTAGAAGATGCAAATAAAAAGCAAAAATACTATTATAATGCCGAAGCCTTCTTAAAAAGAGGAGCATTACATTATGATTTATATGGTTATGAGGAGCATACAATTATCAATGATATTATTACTCAGTTTGAAAGATATTTAAGATTTATTCATACTACACCAGCTACACTTCCTTGGGATATGGATGAACATGATGATTTATTAGATAATGAAAGTGAAACAAACAAATAA
- a CDS encoding HIT family protein: MIYKNDLINIKVEKSEIPWLIIFTNENIKEFSQCDNKTKTEIFRCLDIIEKHMLEYYTPEKINIASFGNYVPHVHFHIMARFKEDSYFPEPMWGKKQREANLSLPSFDEFTKRLLNKLNS, from the coding sequence ATGATATATAAAAATGACTTAATAAATATAAAAGTAGAAAAAAGTGAAATTCCATGGCTTATTATTTTTACAAATGAAAATATAAAAGAGTTTTCACAATGTGATAATAAAACAAAAACTGAAATATTTAGATGTCTAGATATTATAGAAAAACATATGCTTGAATATTACACTCCAGAAAAAATAAATATAGCTTCTTTTGGAAATTATGTACCACATGTACATTTTCATATAATGGCTAGATTTAAAGAAGACTCTTATTTCCCTGAACCAATGTGGGGGAAGAAACAAAGAGAAGCAAATTTATCTCTTCCATCTTTTGATGAATTTACAAAGAGATTACTAAACAAATTAAATTCTTAG
- the rpmJ gene encoding 50S ribosomal protein L36 — protein MKVRASVKKMCDKCKVIKRKGIVRVICENKKHKQRQG, from the coding sequence ATGAAAGTTAGAGCTTCAGTAAAAAAAATGTGTGATAAATGTAAAGTTATCAAAAGAAAAGGTATCGTTAGAGTAATCTGCGAAAACAAAAAACATAAACAGAGACAAGGATAA